Proteins encoded within one genomic window of Oryza glaberrima chromosome 12, OglaRS2, whole genome shotgun sequence:
- the LOC127757733 gene encoding uncharacterized protein LOC127757733, which translates to MDRTWIHGRQFTPAYMEGVKQFMEFVGQRFDEHVDIPCPCCRCLNHTSLPQQEVHDHIHIFGMSSTYTRWIYHGELVDTEDVEYLEQVHETNHNEGTDVGGYEPEDDNGVPELIGELYTAAEEDGQPPRFARILEDAKQALCPGSNHSRFSFLVRLLHIKSYYRISNTAFTALLKLLSSAFPQCQLPKSYDEAKKYLCELGLGYVSIHVCKNNCVLFRKEYANMDLCPICGESRWEDGVGDRKVPRKVLRHFPLIPRLKRIFASKRTAEDTQWHKIKRKPVDNEMSHAADGEAWKDFDRKYRTFAEDARNMRLAIATDGFNPFGKVSNSYSMWPVLVMPLNLPPWESVDPSNCIMSLLIPGPTSPGKDFDLFLEPLIEELLELWIGVSTYDAFSARKFNLRAAVLWCIHDYPALSTLSGRTTKGYYACIHCDKNPLSRALRNKIGYFGHRRFLPRTHAWRRSHAFDGHHENQVEPGKFSTDEVLEQLEKVKNVRPGKHDTSKKRKRGEDEGPLFYSRKVSLWKLPYWKDLLLPHNLDVMHIEKNICDNILGTLLKIEGKTKDTVNSRIDLHDMNIRHNLHLQQDGNSVRIPQARYVLKKEQRIEFCNFLKGVKYPHGYAANLARCISSDGSKVQGLKTHDCHVLLQRIIPAGIRGFVDKDIYEAIAELGNFFRELCSRNLRIDVLKRLKKDIPLILCKLEKIFPPAFFDVMVHLAVHLPDEALLRGPVQYGWMYPIERRLGTFKNSMRNRARPEGSIAEAYVASDTLTFCSRYMEDVDTRFNRDARHGDGPLDGDSSVFMHGVKLIGSTRIQYMEDEIMDKLVWYVLNNCEEVQPYLDMHREELEKEDAHDVDRRLEKGFASWFKTHIWKLRKENPGVVSEALFALSCGPDLRVKSCASCIVNGVRYSTVDREKYLQTQNSGVMVDGTHEGDNIEFYGVLREILELQYNSDLDIYRSVVLFRCDWFNQVGKTRGVRDDGHFKSINIQSFWYKDDPFILATQSKKIFYLQDTSLGNEWRIVQKFEHRNMYNVSEKDDHIFYVHQDDNCSDTEHEVHEGNADEDLDHLQEDGEVTIIEANLEDLNNQVNLTEDSRDDADEDDTILQYCSDSGNGNAEDDMPEDTDDD; encoded by the exons ATGGACAGAACTTGGATACATGGGAGACAATTCACACCTGCATACATGGAGGGAGTGAAACAGTTCATGGAATTTGTTGGACAAAGATTTGATGAACACGTTGACATACCATGCCCATGCTGTAGGTGTCTTAACCACACTTCACTGCCTCAGCAAGAAGTGCATGACCATATACATATTTTTgggatgtcatcaacatacacccGGTGGATTTATCATGGAGAATTAGTTGATACAGAAGATGTCGAATATTTGGAACAGGTACATGAAACTAACCATAATGAAGGGACAGATGTGGGCGGGTATGAACCCGAGGATGACAATGGAGTTCCAGAGTTAATAGGTGAACTATACACTGCGGCAGAGGAAGATGGACAGCCACCAAGGTTTGCTAGAATTCTTGAAGATGCGAAGCAGGCACTTTGCCCAGGATCTAACCATTCAAGATTTTCCTTTCTTGTGAGGCTGCTCCATATCAAGTCATATTATCGAATCAGCAATACAGCTTTCACTGCATTATTGAAGTTGTTGTCCTCGGCATTCCCTCAATGTCAATTACCAAAATCTTATGATGAGGCAAAGAAATATCTTTGTGAATTGGGCCTTGGATATGTGTCGATCCATGTGTGCAAGAATAATTGTGTGCTATTTCGGAAGGAATATGCCAATATGGATCTATGCCCTATATGTGGTGAATCCAGATGGGAAGATGGGGTTGGCGACAGGAAGGTTCCTCGCAAAGTTTTGAGGCATTTTCCACTTATCCCAAGGTTAAAGAGGATATTTGCATCAAAACGAACAGCTGAAGACACACAGTGGCACAAAATCAAGCGGAAGCCAGTGGATAATGAAATGAGCCATGCAGCAGATGGGGAGGCTTGGAAGGACTTCGACAGAAAGTATCGAACTTTCGCAGAAGATGCAAGGAATATGAGGCTTGCCATAGCTACAGATGGATTCAATCCATTTGGCAAGGTGAGCAATTCGTATAGCATGTGGCCTGTCCTTGTTATGCCTTTGAATCTACCACCATGGGAATCTGTCGATCCATCGAACTGCATTATGTCATTACTGATCCCAGGTCCAACATCTCCAGGAAAGGATTTTGATTTATTCTTGGAGCCTCTGATAGAAGAATTGCTTGAATTATGGATAGGTGTTAGTACTTATGATGCATTCAGTGCTAGAAAGTTCAATCTTCGTGCCGCCGTGCTATGGTGCATACATGATTATCCAGCTCTAAGCACCTTGTCAGGGCGAACTACAAAAGGTTATTATGCATGCATTCATTGTGACAAAAATCCGTTGTCACGAGCACTAAGAAATAAGATAGGCTACTTTGGCCACCGTCGTTTCCTTCCAAGGACACACGCTTGGCGAAGAAGCCATGCTTTTGATGGACACCACGAAAACCAGGTTGAGCCAGGAAAATTCAGCACAGATGAGGTCCTCGAGCAGTTAGAGAAGGTGAAAAATGTTAGACCGGGTAAGCATGATACAagtaagaaaagaaaacgtggAGAGGATGAAGGGCCACTATTTTATAGCCGCAAAGTAAGTCTGTGGAAGCTCCCATATTGGAAAGATTTGTTGCTGCCACATAATCTTGATGTGATGCACATTGAGAAAAACATATGTGACAACATTTTGGGCACATTGCTCAAAATCGAGGGCAAGACAAAGGACACAGTCAATTCGAGGATAGATTTGCATGATATGAACATAAGACATAACTTGCACTTACAGCAGGATGGCAACTCAGTTCGCATCCCACAAGCTCGCTATGTCTTGAAGAAGGAACAAAGAATTGAGTTTTGTAACTTCCTCAAAGGTGTCAAGTATCCACATGGATATGCAGCCAACCTAGCAAGATGCATAAGTTCAGATGGTTCCAAGGTGCAGGGGCTCAAAACTCATGACTGCCATGTCCTTCTCCAAAGAATTATACCTGCCGGCATAAGAGGATTTGTGGACAAGGATATATACGAAGCAATTGCAGAGCTTGGTAACTTCTTCAGGGAATTGTGTAGTAGAAATCTAAGGATAGATGTCCTCAAACGACTGAAAAAAGACATCCCGCTGATCCTATGCAAACTTGAGAAAATTTTTCCTCCAGCCTTCTTTGACGTGATGGTGCACTTGGCCGTACATCTACCTGATGAGGCACTACTTAGAGGTCCTGTACAATATGGATGGATGTACCCAATAGAAAGACGACTTGGCACCTTTAAGAATTCCATGCGGAACAGGGCTAGGCCTGAAGGATCAATTGCTGAGGCCTATGTAGCAAGTGACACCTTGACATTTTGTTCAAGGTACATGGAGGATGTTGACACTAGATTTAATCGGGACGCCCGTCATGGGGATGGGCCATTGGATGGTGACAGCTCTGTTTTTATGCATGGTGTTAAACTCATAGGATCCACTAGGATACAGTACATGGAGGATGAAATCATGGATAAGCTAGTTTGGTATGTGCTAAATAACTGTGAGGAGGTTCAACCATATTTGGA CATGCATAGAGAAGAGTTGGAGAAAGAAGATGCACATGATGTTGACAGAAGACTTGAAAAAGGATTTGCTAGCTGGTTTAAGACTCAT atcTGGAAGCTGAGGAAAGAAAATCCAGGGGTGGTCAGTGAAGCACTATTTGCATTGTCATGTGGTCCTGATCTCCGAGTAAAGAGTTGTGCATCTTGCATTGTCAACGGAGTCCGGTATAGCACTGTTGACCGTGAGAAATACCTCCAAACGCAGAATAGTGGTGTAATGGTTGATGGTACACATGAAGGGGATAACATTGAATTTTATGGTGTCCTTAGGGAGATTCTTGAGTTGCAGTATAACTCTGATCTAGATATCTATCGATCGGTGGTTCTTTTCCGTTGTGATTGGTTCAATCAAGTTGGCAAGACAAGAGGAGTTAGGGATGACGGGCATTTCAAATCCATCAACATCCAATCATTTTGGTACAAGGATGACCCTTTCATTTTAGCAACTCAATCGAAGAAGATATTTTACTTGCAGGACACCTCTTTGGGCAACGAATGGCGAATTGTGCAGAAATTCGAACATAGGAACATGTATAATGTGTCTGAAAAAGATGACCACATTTTTTATGTACACCAAGATGATAATTGTTCTGATACAGAACATGAAGTGCATGAAGGTAATGCTGATGAGGATCTAGACCATTTGCAGGAAGATGGAGAAGTTACTATTATTGAAGCTAATTTAGAAGACCTTAACAACCAAGTTAACTTGACTGAAGACAGTAGGGATGATGCAGATGAAGATGACACAATATTGCAGTACTGTAGTGACAGTGGCAATGGGAACGCTGAAGATGACATGCCGGAAGACACCGATGATGATTAA